A part of Desulfobacter sp. genomic DNA contains:
- a CDS encoding FHA domain-containing protein, giving the protein MNQPLAIIVQLVHIHGPLKGGIQEFDGSEITIGRHPSSDLVFPKDLVVISRNHARIQREGNRFKIIDTSTNGTFVNGSRVTEAWLKNGDVIFFTEGGPKVSFLTREGVLEDSKKDQGMASGPAASVPPSSEALEPNPPAPSIEPKPRIIRPPRLAPEPEPMEAAPSPAAQGPHQPISGHAPVDQAAAPGVHQPPPTVTPPPARPSPAQPPVPPAGRTAPDHIQVAPVKIPLVIQYGALLKSFSELPITLGKGADCDLVIDHPSISGPQVQIFFSQGCYMVKDLTGKRHVLINSQPLPSPVPLAPDDQLFLTKTGPAFTFLEGGRMMEIDLPKPPQNAAADDTNQDAQQEEAAPKEKSKSLFGKLFR; this is encoded by the coding sequence ATGAACCAGCCCCTGGCCATAATTGTTCAGCTGGTTCATATCCACGGCCCGCTGAAAGGGGGCATCCAGGAATTTGACGGCAGCGAGATTACCATTGGCCGCCATCCCTCATCAGACCTTGTCTTTCCAAAGGACCTTGTCGTCATTTCCCGCAACCACGCCCGGATCCAACGGGAGGGAAACCGGTTTAAAATAATTGACACCAGTACCAACGGCACCTTTGTCAACGGCAGCCGGGTCACAGAGGCCTGGCTGAAAAACGGGGATGTGATCTTCTTCACCGAAGGGGGACCGAAAGTCAGTTTCCTGACCCGGGAGGGCGTACTGGAAGATTCAAAAAAAGACCAGGGTATGGCCTCTGGGCCTGCAGCATCGGTTCCCCCATCCTCTGAAGCCTTGGAACCCAACCCCCCCGCTCCGTCCATTGAACCGAAGCCGCGAATTATACGCCCCCCCCGCCTTGCACCGGAACCTGAGCCCATGGAGGCGGCGCCCTCCCCTGCGGCCCAGGGGCCCCATCAGCCCATAAGCGGCCACGCCCCCGTGGATCAGGCGGCGGCCCCTGGTGTGCATCAGCCGCCGCCCACGGTGACCCCGCCTCCGGCCCGGCCATCCCCAGCACAGCCGCCTGTCCCCCCGGCCGGCAGGACGGCACCAGACCACATCCAGGTGGCGCCGGTTAAAATACCTTTGGTGATCCAATATGGCGCCCTTTTAAAATCATTTTCCGAACTGCCCATTACACTGGGAAAAGGGGCGGATTGCGACCTTGTTATCGATCACCCCTCTATTTCAGGCCCCCAGGTCCAGATTTTTTTCAGCCAGGGCTGTTACATGGTTAAGGACCTTACCGGTAAACGCCATGTACTGATAAACAGCCAGCCCTTACCGTCTCCGGTCCCCCTGGCCCCGGATGACCAGCTTTTTCTAACAAAAACCGGACCGGCATTCACCTTTCTTGAAGGAGGGCGCATGATGGAAATCGATCTCCCCAAACCGCCTCAAAACGCAGCAGCAGACGATACGAATCAAGATGCCCAGCAAGAGGAGGCCGCCCCAAAAGAAAA
- a CDS encoding tetratricopeptide repeat protein, whose translation MNRAVLFILISLWLVSGCISLSPEKERSAAPSPAQQYIAKGVALEQQDSLPKALEQYELALTVEPDNKLAADHKSRVVTELQDRARQHYENGLAFDEQGKYEAARKEYLAALQNWPDHKLAREKLSPGGVTKESSDYIVHELGPGESVSKLGLIYYGDLKAYPIIGKFNNMKDVTRVRIGDKLKIPATEAFPLASLQQKQQAYLDSKRAEKKLSGQPDTARTEYEQPLTEEKTAAPESEETQEEPAPEEKQAEPEPEAIPDIASKAPVSPAAPVSYDKALALFNKKKYAQAIPLLEAAQTEAPDNEAIKDQLFKSHFQLGLSRYDAEKYLAAKSSFESALSQNADCDKCPDYIKKCEDTFKEKHYNLGIHYFGKEQLEKAINEWTKVHQIDPGYKEVSANLKKAQMLHERLESIKKGSAQ comes from the coding sequence ATGAATAGAGCCGTTTTATTTATTCTCATCTCCTTATGGCTGGTTTCAGGGTGTATTTCGCTCTCTCCGGAAAAAGAAAGATCTGCTGCGCCCAGTCCGGCGCAGCAGTACATCGCAAAGGGGGTTGCCCTTGAACAGCAGGATTCTCTGCCCAAAGCGCTGGAACAATATGAACTGGCATTGACGGTTGAACCCGACAACAAATTGGCCGCAGATCATAAATCCCGGGTTGTAACCGAACTTCAGGACAGGGCCCGGCAGCATTATGAAAATGGACTGGCCTTTGATGAACAGGGAAAATATGAAGCGGCAAGAAAAGAGTATTTAGCCGCCCTTCAAAACTGGCCGGACCATAAACTAGCCAGGGAGAAACTGTCCCCGGGCGGTGTGACCAAAGAATCAAGCGACTATATTGTTCACGAACTTGGGCCGGGAGAAAGTGTCTCAAAGCTGGGACTGATTTACTACGGCGACCTGAAAGCCTATCCCATTATCGGCAAATTCAACAATATGAAAGACGTGACCCGGGTGCGCATCGGCGATAAACTAAAGATACCGGCCACTGAAGCGTTTCCCCTTGCCAGCCTCCAGCAGAAACAACAGGCATACCTTGATTCCAAACGCGCAGAAAAAAAGCTGTCCGGGCAGCCAGATACCGCCCGTACCGAATATGAACAGCCGTTGACAGAAGAAAAAACGGCGGCACCTGAATCCGAGGAAACGCAGGAGGAACCCGCCCCCGAGGAAAAACAGGCGGAACCCGAACCCGAGGCCATTCCCGATATAGCCTCAAAAGCGCCTGTGTCCCCGGCAGCGCCAGTGTCGTACGACAAAGCCCTTGCACTGTTCAACAAAAAAAAATATGCCCAGGCCATCCCGCTGCTTGAGGCTGCCCAAACCGAGGCGCCTGACAATGAGGCCATCAAGGATCAGCTTTTCAAGTCCCATTTTCAGCTGGGCTTATCCCGCTACGATGCGGAAAAGTATCTGGCCGCAAAATCAAGTTTTGAATCGGCCCTTTCACAGAATGCCGACTGCGACAAATGCCCGGATTATATCAAAAAATGCGAGGATACGTTCAAAGAAAAGCATTACAATCTCGGGATTCATTATTTTGGCAAAGAGCAGTTGGAAAAAGCCATTAATGAGTGGACCAAGGTACATCAAATTGATCCCGGCTATAAAGAGGTCAGCGCAAATCTGAAAAAAGCCCAGATGCTGCATGAAAGGCTGGAAAGTATTAAAAAGGGCAGCGCCCAATGA
- a CDS encoding response regulator, giving the protein MYRLFSRNSKEDGIDFKINPLTLLFLDPGLETAFKADYFRANLSLGRACHLIAVFFYGLVGLWDGLVFDPAHLGAWLWVLAAVCLVFTTGFFSSFYIPGFYARYWQPLFAFYVIVTGGGFAVISVASGPEYPAHNFVGIIFCLFFCYAFIRLTFLWATAAGTLIVFGYSAAVFLFFQVPAKVILNEFFYMFGINLLGMMVCYALELFSRRDYMLNNLLKRAEGKAREMNALLERRVAERTKEFTDANRKLQKSLKSREKLEAQLLQAQKMESVGRLAGGVAHDYNNISSVIIGYSELSMETMDKDHPLYGNLEKILSAAKRATDITRQLLAFARKQTVSPKVIDLNNSIERMLKILGRLIGENIRLEWTPGRDLWPVKMDPSQIDQILANLCVNARDAIPDTGRITIETKAVRLDRAYCDAHEGAIPGEYSMIAVADNGKGMAPETLDKIFEPFFTTKAVGRGTGLGLATVYGIVKQNNGYLDVDSEPENGTRLRIYLSCYKGEVADAGSGRTEGMPAGQGELILMVEDDPDILDLGTVMLKELGYRVLSAGRPETALKRAAENEDEIHLLLSDVIMPELDGRRLAKKLQAARPGLKVLFMSGYTADIIAHRGVLDDGVNFIAKPFSKAQLAAKVRKVLDGKGADLVLNMNGETEKRS; this is encoded by the coding sequence TTGTACAGATTATTCAGCCGGAACAGCAAAGAAGACGGGATTGATTTTAAGATTAATCCCCTAACCCTGCTATTTTTGGACCCAGGGCTGGAAACCGCGTTCAAAGCCGATTATTTCAGGGCCAATCTGTCTCTAGGGCGGGCCTGCCACCTTATCGCCGTTTTTTTTTACGGTCTTGTGGGACTATGGGACGGCCTTGTTTTTGATCCGGCCCATCTAGGGGCCTGGCTGTGGGTCCTGGCGGCAGTCTGTCTGGTATTTACCACAGGCTTTTTTTCTTCTTTTTACATCCCTGGATTTTACGCCCGGTACTGGCAGCCGCTGTTTGCCTTTTACGTTATCGTAACCGGAGGCGGGTTTGCCGTGATCTCCGTTGCATCGGGGCCTGAATATCCGGCGCACAATTTTGTGGGGATTATCTTTTGCCTTTTTTTCTGCTACGCCTTTATCCGCCTGACCTTTTTATGGGCCACCGCTGCCGGTACTTTGATTGTTTTTGGGTATTCCGCTGCCGTCTTTTTGTTTTTCCAGGTGCCGGCCAAAGTGATCCTGAATGAGTTTTTTTATATGTTCGGCATTAACCTGCTGGGGATGATGGTCTGCTATGCCCTGGAACTTTTTTCCCGGCGGGATTATATGCTCAATAATCTGCTGAAACGGGCAGAGGGAAAGGCAAGGGAAATGAATGCCCTGCTGGAGCGGCGGGTGGCTGAACGGACAAAGGAATTCACCGATGCCAACAGGAAACTTCAAAAAAGCCTGAAATCGAGAGAAAAACTGGAAGCCCAGCTGCTCCAGGCCCAGAAAATGGAATCCGTGGGGCGCCTGGCCGGAGGAGTGGCCCACGATTATAATAATATATCCAGCGTTATTATCGGTTATTCAGAGTTGTCCATGGAGACAATGGACAAGGACCACCCCTTGTACGGCAATCTGGAAAAAATCCTTTCGGCGGCAAAGCGTGCCACGGATATTACCAGGCAGTTGCTGGCCTTTGCCAGAAAACAGACCGTTTCCCCCAAGGTGATTGACCTGAACAACTCCATTGAACGCATGTTAAAGATCCTGGGCCGGCTCATCGGAGAAAATATCCGCCTTGAATGGACCCCCGGCCGGGACCTTTGGCCGGTGAAGATGGATCCCTCACAGATCGATCAGATATTGGCCAATTTATGCGTGAATGCAAGGGATGCCATTCCGGACACCGGCAGGATCACCATTGAAACCAAGGCGGTGCGGCTTGACCGGGCTTATTGTGATGCCCATGAAGGCGCCATCCCGGGGGAGTATTCAATGATTGCCGTGGCCGATAACGGAAAAGGCATGGCCCCGGAAACCCTGGACAAAATTTTCGAACCGTTTTTCACTACAAAGGCCGTGGGCCGGGGCACCGGCCTCGGACTGGCAACGGTTTACGGAATTGTGAAGCAAAACAATGGATACTTAGATGTGGATAGTGAGCCGGAAAACGGTACCCGTTTAAGGATTTATCTTTCCTGCTACAAAGGAGAGGTCGCGGATGCCGGCTCCGGCCGGACCGAAGGAATGCCGGCCGGTCAAGGCGAACTGATTTTAATGGTTGAAGACGATCCGGATATCCTTGACCTGGGGACCGTCATGCTCAAAGAACTTGGCTACAGGGTATTGTCGGCCGGCAGGCCCGAAACCGCCCTAAAGCGGGCCGCAGAGAATGAAGATGAGATTCATCTCCTGCTTTCGGATGTTATCATGCCGGAGCTGGACGGCCGCAGGCTGGCGAAAAAACTCCAGGCGGCCCGACCGGGGCTGAAAGTGCTTTTCATGTCCGGTTACACCGCCGACATCATCGCCCACCGCGGGGTGCTGGACGATGGGGTCAACTTTATCGCCAAGCCCTTTTCCAAAGCTCAATTGGCGGCGAAGGTGAGAAAGGTACTTGATGGCAAGGGGGCGGATCTGGTATTGAATATGAACGGGGAAACAGAAAAGCGGTCGTAA
- a CDS encoding serine/threonine protein kinase, with product MSSDEKKTATITWAKPSQASAKTTISFMARNKKPVVLYLVCFILIMGVGHFFIVNNREKQISNLFEGGATVAHNMGEKINSPLLEKDFLTLNVAVGELEKKSHPVFAAILDHAEKIVAHSDPDLIGNTFSLPQAVLHLQKLENVSIDRFSYKENQVIGFTKEILYSGIKIGKIVFAIDAAQLDSLANQANRFLMILWITGILGVILIIVITDIYLKKKRQRALEAFKNAETVGPYRLTRKIATGGMAELYLADYTREDGFKRTVAIKKILPHLVENQDFVDMFIREARLAAILRHPNIVQIFDLIKAHNSNFIAMEYVNGKNLAEILAHEKKGLPVDLSVFLIQKISAGLYYSHTKKNEDTGEPLNIVHRDVSPQNMLISFKGEVKISDFGISKARSEPSFTQAGVIKGKLSYLSPEQALGKETDHQSDIYALGIIFYEILSGQRLYKFNNEIEALTALPKTVVKPIIEVRKDIPEGLNEIVMKCLEKDKDKRYHSGKEINDDLSALKSRLNISYDESNLVNFMAERFLKDD from the coding sequence ATGTCCTCGGATGAGAAAAAAACGGCCACCATTACATGGGCAAAGCCCTCGCAGGCATCGGCTAAAACAACAATATCCTTTATGGCCAGGAATAAAAAGCCTGTGGTGCTTTATCTGGTATGTTTTATCCTGATCATGGGGGTGGGACATTTTTTTATCGTGAACAACCGGGAAAAACAGATCAGCAATCTGTTTGAAGGCGGGGCCACCGTTGCCCATAACATGGGGGAAAAAATAAACTCCCCCCTCCTGGAAAAAGATTTTCTTACCCTTAATGTCGCGGTCGGTGAACTGGAAAAGAAGAGCCATCCGGTTTTTGCGGCCATTCTCGACCACGCCGAAAAAATTGTTGCCCACAGCGACCCCGACCTCATCGGCAACACCTTCAGCCTGCCCCAGGCGGTCCTCCACCTGCAGAAACTTGAGAATGTGTCAATCGACCGGTTCTCCTATAAGGAAAATCAGGTGATCGGTTTTACAAAGGAGATTCTCTATTCCGGAATAAAAATAGGAAAAATCGTATTCGCCATTGATGCCGCCCAGCTGGACAGTCTGGCAAATCAGGCCAACCGTTTTTTGATGATACTCTGGATAACCGGTATCCTGGGCGTTATTCTCATCATTGTCATTACGGACATTTATCTTAAGAAAAAGCGGCAGAGGGCGCTTGAAGCCTTTAAAAATGCCGAAACCGTAGGCCCTTACCGCCTTACCAGGAAAATTGCAACCGGCGGGATGGCAGAACTCTACCTGGCCGATTACACCCGGGAAGACGGGTTTAAACGGACCGTGGCCATAAAAAAAATACTGCCCCATCTGGTGGAAAATCAGGATTTCGTGGATATGTTCATCCGGGAAGCGCGGCTGGCTGCCATCCTGCGTCATCCGAATATCGTACAGATATTTGATTTGATCAAAGCGCATAATTCCAATTTTATCGCCATGGAATACGTCAACGGCAAAAATCTGGCGGAGATCCTGGCCCACGAGAAAAAAGGACTGCCCGTTGATCTGTCCGTTTTCCTCATCCAGAAAATAAGTGCAGGCCTATACTATTCACACACCAAGAAAAATGAAGATACAGGGGAACCCCTGAATATTGTCCACCGGGATGTGAGCCCCCAGAATATGCTCATTTCCTTTAAAGGGGAGGTTAAAATCAGTGACTTCGGCATTTCCAAAGCCCGGTCCGAACCCAGCTTCACCCAGGCCGGCGTCATCAAGGGGAAGCTGTCCTACCTTTCCCCTGAACAGGCGTTGGGAAAAGAAACCGATCACCAGTCCGATATCTATGCCCTGGGCATCATTTTTTACGAAATCCTGTCCGGCCAGCGGCTGTATAAATTCAACAATGAGATTGAAGCCCTGACCGCCCTTCCCAAAACCGTTGTCAAACCCATTATTGAGGTGCGGAAGGATATTCCGGAAGGGCTCAACGAGATCGTCATGAAGTGTCTTGAAAAAGACAAAGATAAAAGATATCACTCCGGCAAAGAAATTAATGATGACCTGTCAGCACTCAAGAGCAGGCTGAACATTTCCTATGATGAATCAAATCTTGTAAATTTCATGGCAGAGAGATTTTTAAAAGATGACTAA
- a CDS encoding EamA family transporter, whose amino-acid sequence MKKNYAAILLLMAAAVCWSTSGILIKMVSLHPLAIAGWRSLIAGVFIVAVCRKSVDVTWDRYTLGAAFCLGAFCICFVGATKLSTAANAIVLQYSASAYVAVLAPWVLKEETRAIDWVTLVLVVAGVCLFFMDDLSMEGRWGIFLGILGALLFAGTMLFLRKNKDGSTAWPLGLGNFFAAVCCLPFMFGQMPGITDGLGLLGLGVVSIGAGYAIFSYAIKNVPALEAVLVCSIEPFINPLWVFLFLGELPGPSALAGGSLVLVAVTSRSVLSAVNMPSQPGKA is encoded by the coding sequence ATGAAAAAGAATTATGCGGCAATATTGCTGCTGATGGCTGCGGCGGTGTGCTGGAGCACTTCCGGAATTCTTATCAAGATGGTGTCCCTTCACCCCCTGGCAATTGCCGGGTGGCGCAGCCTTATTGCCGGGGTTTTTATTGTTGCGGTCTGCAGAAAAAGCGTTGATGTAACCTGGGACAGGTATACCCTGGGGGCGGCCTTCTGTCTGGGGGCCTTTTGCATCTGTTTTGTGGGGGCCACAAAATTGTCAACGGCCGCCAATGCCATCGTGCTTCAATACTCGGCGTCCGCTTATGTCGCGGTGTTGGCACCCTGGGTACTCAAGGAAGAGACCCGGGCCATTGACTGGGTGACGCTGGTGCTTGTGGTGGCCGGGGTCTGCCTATTTTTCATGGATGATCTGTCCATGGAAGGGCGGTGGGGAATTTTTTTGGGGATTTTGGGCGCCTTGCTCTTTGCCGGGACCATGCTTTTTCTACGGAAAAACAAGGACGGGTCCACGGCCTGGCCCCTTGGACTGGGTAATTTTTTTGCAGCCGTGTGCTGCCTTCCCTTCATGTTCGGACAGATGCCCGGAATAACGGACGGACTGGGCCTTCTTGGGCTTGGGGTGGTGTCCATCGGCGCAGGATATGCGATTTTTTCCTATGCCATCAAAAATGTACCTGCCCTGGAGGCCGTGCTGGTCTGCAGCATTGAACCCTTTATCAATCCCCTGTGGGTCTTTCTTTTTTTGGGTGAACTGCCGGGCCCATCGGCCCTTGCCGGTGGCAGCCTGGTTCTGGTGGCAGTGACCTCGCGCAGCGTACTCTCTGCCGTGAACATGCCGTCGCAGCCCGGGAAAGCCTGA
- a CDS encoding Stp1/IreP family PP2C-type Ser/Thr phosphatase — translation MTKFSFSGKTDQGLCRKKNEDALVIDESRGFCLVADGIGGSAAGDIASRMFADTAKKIFSRPQVTEALQYTNIQSVFLMANEQILKYANHNPGCKGMGCTAELLAVSPGRFVLGHIGDSRTYRLRNGELKQLTSDHTLVQEQLEQGLITREEADRHSFRNVISRAVGIKKEIALDVLRGNLYAGDIFLLCSDGLTDMVPDDQIKALLASGAGLADKTAQLIRAANDRGGKDNITVALARIS, via the coding sequence ATGACTAAATTTTCATTTTCCGGAAAGACAGACCAGGGCCTGTGCAGGAAAAAAAATGAAGATGCACTGGTGATTGACGAAAGCAGAGGGTTCTGCCTGGTTGCCGACGGAATCGGGGGTTCGGCAGCAGGCGACATTGCCAGCCGGATGTTCGCTGATACGGCCAAAAAAATTTTTTCCCGGCCCCAGGTGACGGAAGCCTTGCAGTATACCAATATCCAGTCGGTGTTTTTAATGGCAAATGAGCAGATACTGAAATACGCCAACCACAATCCCGGCTGCAAGGGGATGGGGTGCACCGCGGAATTACTGGCCGTAAGCCCTGGCCGGTTTGTGCTGGGACACATCGGCGACAGCCGGACCTACCGGCTCCGCAACGGAGAGTTAAAGCAATTGACATCAGACCATACCCTGGTCCAGGAACAATTGGAACAGGGCTTGATTACAAGGGAAGAGGCCGACCGGCATTCATTCAGAAACGTCATTTCGCGGGCTGTGGGCATAAAAAAAGAAATCGCCCTGGACGTGTTAAGGGGCAATCTTTATGCCGGCGATATTTTCCTGTTGTGTTCGGATGGTCTCACCGATATGGTCCCGGACGATCAGATTAAGGCCCTCCTGGCGTCGGGAGCGGGGCTGGCGGATAAAACAGCACAGCTCATCCGGGCCGCAAACGACCGGGGGGGTAAGGATAATATTACCGTGGCCCTGGCCCGTATTTCCTGA
- a CDS encoding polysaccharide deacetylase family protein — translation MKYSRFASILFFVLFSCAVSKPQVQQGPVAYRSASYAILEADGKHSFSDMARIVYGDEKKSWKIEDSGVIREATPGGLIALPLKEKNRGGIYENGYQSVPILCYHKFGEKKTSEMNTPARVFRQQMKYLKENEYRVISPEALLDFLEYRRQIPKKAVMITIDDGFRSAYEVALPILEEFGYTATVFVYTDYIGVSKKALSWADLRILKSKGFTIGSHSVSHSNLIVRDKGETREAFLKRRKKEIFLSKQIIDKKLNQETRFFSFPYGKYDSGIIKMAHQAGYKLAVTVDRGSNPFFTNPLALKRDMILKKDMASFVSRLKTFNNLSLK, via the coding sequence ATGAAATACAGCCGGTTTGCATCTATTCTTTTTTTCGTACTCTTTTCCTGTGCCGTAAGTAAACCACAGGTTCAGCAAGGGCCTGTTGCCTATCGCTCTGCTTCCTATGCCATCCTGGAAGCAGATGGGAAACACTCCTTTTCAGATATGGCCCGCATTGTTTACGGCGATGAAAAAAAATCGTGGAAAATAGAAGACAGCGGAGTTATCCGCGAAGCCACCCCGGGAGGATTGATCGCGCTCCCCTTAAAGGAGAAAAACCGGGGCGGAATTTACGAAAACGGGTATCAGAGCGTGCCAATATTGTGCTATCACAAATTCGGGGAAAAAAAGACCTCGGAGATGAATACCCCTGCCCGGGTTTTCAGGCAGCAGATGAAATACCTCAAAGAAAACGAATACCGGGTCATCTCTCCTGAAGCACTCCTGGATTTTCTCGAATACCGGCGTCAGATACCAAAGAAAGCGGTGATGATCACCATTGACGACGGGTTCCGGTCAGCTTACGAAGTCGCCCTGCCCATTCTAGAGGAGTTTGGTTACACCGCCACAGTTTTTGTATATACCGATTATATCGGAGTCTCTAAGAAAGCCTTGTCCTGGGCGGATCTACGCATATTGAAATCCAAAGGCTTTACCATCGGCTCCCATTCGGTTTCCCATAGTAATTTGATCGTCAGGGACAAGGGGGAAACCCGGGAGGCCTTTTTAAAACGAAGAAAAAAAGAAATCTTTTTATCCAAACAGATCATTGACAAAAAACTGAATCAGGAGACCCGTTTTTTTTCTTTCCCCTATGGAAAGTATGACTCGGGCATCATAAAAATGGCTCACCAGGCCGGCTATAAACTTGCCGTCACGGTTGACCGGGGAAGCAATCCTTTTTTTACGAATCCCCTTGCATTAAAGCGGGATATGATATTAAAAAAAGACATGGCGTCATTTGTTTCAAGGCTGAAAACATTTAATAATCTTTCGTTAAAATAA
- a CDS encoding PLP-dependent aminotransferase family protein translates to MKKTPKYQKVADRLVKLIEEGVLGPGAALPSVRKLSRQWNVSISTVLNAYYRLEARGLIIPKPRSGFYVSPRLPATPPEPGLSRPAPDPSTVGMRELIPLIILRDTTTPGLVQLGAAHPAESLCATGKLNRRMAAAARRMGDRAGCYLPPDGDPRLRRHIARHAINAGCSLEPDDIMITAGCGEAVYLCLKAVCRPGDTVAVESPICFDVFQYMENLGLKALEIPTHPREGISLEALEFALAHHSVQACIVISNFNNPLGSCIPDSRKKELVRLLAAREIPLIENDIFGDIHYGQRRPVTAKSFDTRGMVLWCSSFSKTLSPGLRVGWTAPGRFREQVQWLKFSASLATATLPQAALADFMADGDYRQHLRRIQRIYHQKMTELRQAVSRFFPEDIRITDPAGGYLLWVELPETVDALDLYQAALTNGTAITPGHLFSADRRYTNFIRLNAANWSAKAAPAIQRLGRIVQEMI, encoded by the coding sequence ATGAAAAAAACACCCAAATACCAAAAAGTAGCCGACCGCCTGGTCAAACTCATTGAAGAAGGGGTTCTGGGGCCGGGCGCCGCCCTGCCCTCGGTACGAAAACTCAGCCGCCAGTGGAATGTCAGCATTTCCACCGTGCTCAACGCCTATTACCGGCTGGAAGCCCGGGGGCTGATCATTCCCAAACCCAGGTCAGGCTTCTATGTCAGTCCCCGGCTGCCTGCCACCCCCCCGGAACCCGGCCTGTCACGGCCGGCCCCCGACCCCTCCACCGTGGGTATGCGGGAACTGATCCCCCTGATCATCCTCAGGGACACCACCACCCCCGGCCTGGTCCAGCTGGGTGCGGCCCACCCGGCCGAATCACTCTGCGCCACCGGCAAACTCAACCGCCGCATGGCTGCAGCGGCCCGGCGCATGGGCGACCGGGCAGGCTGCTACCTGCCGCCGGATGGTGATCCTCGGCTCCGCCGCCACATCGCCCGCCACGCCATCAATGCAGGCTGCAGCCTTGAGCCCGACGACATCATGATCACGGCCGGCTGCGGCGAAGCCGTCTACCTCTGCCTCAAGGCGGTCTGCCGGCCCGGGGATACCGTTGCCGTGGAATCCCCCATCTGCTTTGACGTCTTCCAGTATATGGAAAATCTGGGGCTCAAGGCCCTGGAAATCCCCACCCACCCGAGGGAGGGCATCAGCCTTGAGGCCCTGGAATTCGCCCTGGCCCACCATTCGGTCCAGGCCTGCATTGTAATCTCCAACTTCAACAACCCCCTGGGCTCGTGCATACCTGACAGCCGGAAAAAAGAACTGGTCCGCCTGCTGGCAGCCAGGGAGATCCCCCTCATTGAAAACGATATCTTCGGGGACATCCATTACGGCCAGCGGCGGCCCGTCACCGCCAAATCCTTTGACACCCGGGGCATGGTTCTCTGGTGCAGTTCATTTTCAAAAACCCTCTCTCCGGGCCTCCGGGTGGGCTGGACCGCCCCGGGCCGGTTCAGGGAACAGGTCCAATGGCTTAAGTTCAGCGCCAGCCTGGCCACAGCCACCCTGCCCCAGGCCGCGCTGGCCGACTTCATGGCCGACGGCGACTACCGCCAGCACCTGCGCAGAATCCAGCGCATCTACCACCAGAAAATGACGGAACTGAGGCAGGCCGTATCCCGATTTTTCCCTGAAGATATCCGAATCACAGATCCTGCCGGGGGCTACCTGCTCTGGGTGGAACTGCCTGAAACGGTTGATGCCCTGGACCTTTACCAGGCGGCCCTGACCAACGGCACCGCCATCACCCCGGGCCACCTCTTCTCCGCAGACCGAAGGTACACCAATTTCATCCGGCTCAACGCAGCCAATTGGTCGGCCAAGGCCGCACCGGCCATCCAGCGCCTTGGCAGAATTGTTCAGGAGATGATATGA
- a CDS encoding PilZ domain-containing protein: MLDEILQEAGALTADQQESVLQYIRSLKHKDMRSFPRAKKKVDIDVVIDDKLIQSHSRDLSAAGVFVNTGVGARPGMPARVVLSIPGKTPPFKLKGKVVRIEEGGIAIWFNEMTAYARQALAELLKA; the protein is encoded by the coding sequence ATGTTGGATGAAATTCTACAGGAGGCCGGTGCGCTGACGGCAGATCAGCAGGAAAGCGTTCTTCAATATATCCGGTCCCTCAAGCATAAGGATATGCGTTCCTTTCCCAGGGCGAAAAAAAAAGTGGACATTGATGTCGTCATTGATGACAAACTCATCCAGTCCCATTCGCGGGATCTCAGTGCCGCAGGGGTGTTTGTCAACACCGGAGTCGGGGCCCGGCCGGGCATGCCGGCACGGGTGGTACTTTCCATTCCGGGCAAAACGCCTCCGTTCAAGTTAAAGGGAAAGGTTGTCAGGATTGAAGAGGGGGGGATCGCCATCTGGTTCAATGAAATGACCGCCTATGCCCGCCAGGCCTTGGCTGAACTGTTAAAGGCGTAA